The following are from one region of the Nostoc cf. commune SO-36 genome:
- a CDS encoding DUF5615 family PIN-like protein has protein sequence MLAFATSQKRSILTINRNDFIRLHRRDYSHFGIIVCTNNRNWNSLEH, from the coding sequence GTGCTGGCATTTGCTACAAGTCAAAAACGCTCGATATTAACTATCAACAGGAATGATTTTATCCGTTTGCATCGTCGTGATTATAGCCACTTCGGTATTATTGTTTGTACAAACAATCGTAATTGGAACAGTTTGGAGCACTGA
- the petM gene encoding cytochrome b6-f complex subunit PetM: MGGEILNAALLSFGLIFVGWGLGALLLKIQGTEE, from the coding sequence ATGGGCGGCGAAATTTTGAATGCAGCTCTATTGTCTTTCGGTTTAATCTTCGTAGGCTGGGGCTTAGGCGCGTTGTTACTGAAAATTCAGGGCACAGAAGAATAA
- the pdxA gene encoding 4-hydroxythreonine-4-phosphate dehydrogenase PdxA: protein MYQNYQSNLINFGKENRPHLALTLGDPAGIGPEVILKALTDSEISQKYEITVVGNRDLLAQIYHKLNLIENLAALANPDELSVTDVQLDGEIKGQIIPGIGNAASGAASFAYMEYAIAQTLAGKFDAIVTGPIAKSAWKAAGYNYPGQTELLAQKSGVDRFGMLFVARSPHTGWILRTLLATTHIPLRQVADTLTPQLLTQKLDLLVECLERDFGIENGRIAIAGLNPHSGEQGQLGHEEQDWLIPWLEEERQKRPQLHLDGPIPPDTMWVKPGQAWYGNSLVQNPADGYLALYHDQGLIPVKLMAFDRAVNTSIGLPFVRTSPDHGTAFDIAGKGIADATSMKAAIHLAGELVSQKLAQKK from the coding sequence ATGTATCAAAATTATCAAAGTAATTTAATCAATTTTGGCAAAGAAAATCGTCCGCATTTGGCGCTGACGCTGGGTGATCCGGCGGGGATTGGGCCAGAGGTGATTTTGAAAGCTTTAACAGATTCGGAAATTAGTCAAAAATATGAGATTACAGTGGTGGGAAACCGGGATTTGCTGGCACAAATTTATCACAAACTGAATTTAATCGAGAATTTAGCAGCTTTGGCAAATCCAGACGAGTTGTCAGTTACTGATGTGCAGTTGGATGGGGAAATTAAAGGTCAAATTATCCCCGGAATAGGTAATGCGGCTAGTGGTGCGGCTAGTTTTGCGTATATGGAATATGCGATCGCACAAACACTGGCTGGTAAATTTGATGCTATTGTCACAGGGCCGATCGCTAAATCTGCTTGGAAAGCCGCAGGATATAATTATCCAGGGCAAACGGAACTTTTGGCGCAAAAGTCAGGTGTTGACCGTTTTGGGATGTTATTTGTGGCGCGATCGCCTCATACTGGTTGGATACTCCGCACTTTATTAGCTACCACACATATACCCCTGCGTCAAGTAGCTGATACGTTGACACCGCAGTTGTTAACACAAAAACTAGATTTGCTGGTGGAATGTTTGGAAAGAGATTTTGGGATAGAAAATGGGAGAATTGCGATCGCAGGTTTAAATCCCCACAGTGGCGAACAGGGACAATTAGGACATGAAGAACAGGATTGGTTAATTCCCTGGTTGGAGGAAGAAAGGCAAAAACGCCCACAATTGCACTTAGATGGGCCGATACCGCCAGATACGATGTGGGTTAAACCTGGTCAAGCTTGGTATGGAAATTCTTTAGTACAAAATCCAGCTGATGGCTACTTGGCACTTTATCACGACCAAGGCTTAATTCCTGTGAAGCTGATGGCATTCGATCGGGCAGTTAATACTTCTATTGGTCTTCCTTTCGTTCGGACTTCACCAGATCACGGAACAGCATTTGATATTGCAGGTAAAGGAATTGCTGATGCTACGAGTATGAAAGCGGCAATACATTTGGCGGGTGAGTTAGTTAGTCAAAAGCTAGCACAGAAAAAGTAA
- a CDS encoding DUF2949 domain-containing protein, whose product MTIHSVQGGEIQVSPSKYSRLIHFLQEDLAISTASLALALRHREQDPGPLAMILWQYGLITLDQLEQIYDWLETA is encoded by the coding sequence ATGACAATACATTCTGTACAAGGAGGTGAGATACAAGTGTCACCATCAAAATATTCTCGACTGATTCATTTTTTGCAAGAAGATTTGGCAATTTCCACAGCATCACTAGCGCTGGCGCTTCGCCATCGGGAGCAAGACCCAGGCCCTTTGGCAATGATTCTCTGGCAGTATGGGTTGATTACTTTAGACCAGTTAGAACAAATTTATGATTGGCTTGAAACAGCATAG
- a CDS encoding SDR family oxidoreductase — translation MTLLIVGATGTLGRQVARRAIDEGYKVRCLVRSSKKAAFLKEWGAELVPGNLRYPDTLAEALEGVTQLIDASTSRPTDSLSIKQVDWEGKVALIQAAKAAGVERFIFFSILDADKYPEVPLMEIKRCTELFLAESGLNYTILRLAGFMQGLIGQYGIPILEGQPVWVTGNSSPIAYMDTQDIAKFAIRALSVPETENKAFPVVGTRAWSAEEIINLCERLSGKDARVTRMPITLLRAVRGIMRFFQWGWNVADRLAFTEVLASGKQLNASMDDVYTVFGLDQQQTTTLESYLQEYFSRIMKKLKEVDYQKNKNKKQKPKKTPFKQSSKANSQ, via the coding sequence ATGACATTATTAATCGTCGGTGCCACTGGCACCTTAGGAAGACAAGTGGCTCGTCGTGCAATCGATGAAGGGTATAAAGTACGCTGTCTTGTCCGCAGCAGTAAAAAAGCAGCTTTTCTCAAAGAATGGGGTGCAGAACTCGTCCCCGGAAATTTACGTTACCCCGATACCCTAGCGGAAGCATTAGAGGGTGTAACCCAACTTATTGATGCGTCAACATCTCGCCCTACAGATTCACTGAGCATCAAACAAGTGGACTGGGAAGGCAAAGTAGCATTGATTCAAGCAGCAAAAGCAGCGGGTGTAGAGCGTTTTATCTTCTTTTCGATTTTAGATGCTGATAAATACCCAGAAGTGCCGCTAATGGAAATTAAGCGATGTACAGAACTCTTCTTGGCTGAGTCAGGCCTGAATTATACCATCTTGCGGCTAGCTGGTTTTATGCAAGGGTTAATCGGTCAGTATGGGATTCCTATTTTAGAAGGACAACCAGTTTGGGTAACAGGTAATTCTTCTCCTATCGCCTATATGGACACTCAGGACATTGCTAAGTTTGCAATCCGTGCATTGAGTGTGCCCGAAACGGAAAACAAAGCTTTTCCTGTAGTTGGTACTCGTGCATGGAGTGCAGAAGAAATTATCAACCTGTGCGAACGCTTATCTGGAAAAGATGCCAGAGTAACGCGGATGCCAATAACCTTACTGCGTGCTGTACGGGGCATAATGCGATTCTTTCAGTGGGGATGGAACGTAGCAGACAGGCTGGCGTTTACAGAAGTATTGGCTAGTGGTAAACAGTTAAATGCTTCAATGGATGATGTATATACAGTGTTTGGTTTAGATCAGCAACAAACCACAACCCTAGAAAGCTATCTACAAGAGTACTTCAGCCGAATAATGAAGAAGCTTAAAGAGGTAGACTACCAGAAAAATAAAAATAAAAAGCAGAAACCTAAAAAAACTCCTTTTAAACAGTCTTCAAAAGCCAACAGTCAATAG
- a CDS encoding gamma-glutamylcyclotransferase family protein, whose protein sequence is MVESNIKFSDLVQVFVYGTLKPGETNYQRYCAGKVVDVKRVFVQGKLFALPMGYPAMTLGDSQVHGYLLSFSDPRILNELDVLEDYQPNRQTPENLYNRQIIEVYEAQSLSYSWAWVYLMTLDRVEQLGGFLQPDGWWSGCGLTAKHS, encoded by the coding sequence ATGGTTGAATCAAATATAAAATTTTCTGATTTAGTGCAGGTTTTTGTCTACGGCACGCTCAAACCAGGTGAAACTAATTATCAAAGATACTGTGCTGGCAAAGTAGTTGATGTTAAAAGAGTCTTTGTACAAGGCAAATTGTTTGCTCTGCCAATGGGCTACCCAGCGATGACACTAGGGGATAGCCAAGTTCACGGATATTTACTCTCTTTTTCCGACCCAAGGATTTTAAATGAGCTAGACGTGCTGGAAGATTACCAGCCCAATAGACAAACGCCAGAAAACCTCTATAATCGACAAATTATTGAGGTTTACGAGGCACAGTCGCTCTCTTATAGTTGGGCTTGGGTTTATTTAATGACTCTAGACCGAGTTGAGCAATTAGGAGGCTTTCTCCAACCTGATGGCTGGTGGAGCGGCTGTGGTTTAACCGCAAAACATAGTTAA
- the nblR gene encoding response regulator transcription factor NblR, with translation MTVAQSPCVLVVETDESLANQLSCDLQEAGYESIVVHDATSGLEHCRDRQPALIVLDRMLAGESGLSLCKNLRGTGLRSPVLILMARDTVDDRVACLEAGADDYILKPYRSEDFLKLIRLYLKPDIDTTEQLRFGDLILDISTRRAIHNGRAIDLTMKEFELLKFLMEHPREVLTREQILENVWGYDFLGESNVIEVYIRYLRLKIEDEGQKRLIQTVRGVGYVLRES, from the coding sequence ATGACAGTTGCTCAAAGTCCTTGTGTTTTGGTGGTTGAAACCGATGAGAGCCTAGCAAATCAACTTTCTTGCGACTTGCAAGAAGCCGGCTATGAATCAATTGTGGTTCATGATGCGACTAGTGGTTTAGAACACTGTCGCGATCGCCAGCCTGCTTTAATTGTTTTAGACCGAATGCTAGCAGGAGAATCAGGACTCTCATTGTGCAAAAATCTGAGAGGCACTGGTCTGCGATCGCCTGTATTGATTTTAATGGCAAGAGATACAGTCGATGATCGGGTAGCTTGTCTAGAAGCTGGAGCAGATGATTACATCCTCAAGCCTTATCGTTCAGAAGACTTTTTGAAATTAATTCGCCTCTACTTAAAACCCGATATCGATACCACAGAGCAATTACGCTTTGGAGATTTAATTTTAGATATATCAACTCGCCGTGCAATACACAACGGACGGGCAATTGACTTGACAATGAAGGAATTTGAACTCTTAAAATTCTTAATGGAACATCCTCGTGAGGTATTAACCCGCGAACAAATTCTCGAAAATGTTTGGGGTTACGACTTTCTGGGTGAGTCGAATGTAATTGAAGTATACATCCGTTACTTGCGGTTAAAAATTGAAGATGAAGGTCAAAAGCGCCTCATTCAAACGGTGCGCGGCGTAGGGTACGTTTTAAGAGAATCTTAA
- a CDS encoding alpha-ketoglutarate-dependent dioxygenase AlkB, with protein MSWHTDSEPELGKNPVIASISLGGARRFMFRQ; from the coding sequence ATCTCGTGGCACACCGATTCTGAACCGGAGCTAGGTAAAAATCCTGTAATTGCTTCTATTAGCTTGGGCGGAGCAAGAAGGTTTATGTTTAGACAATAA
- the leuS gene encoding leucine--tRNA ligase has protein sequence MADSTNFSLSRYNPAAIEEKWQKTWVELGLDKTPTATNKPKFYALSMFPYPSGSLHMGHVRNYTITDVIARLKRMQGYRVIHPMGWDAFGLPAENAAIDRGVPPAKWTYQNMAQMRQQLQRLGLSIDWECELATCSPDYYKWTQWIFLQFLQAGLAYQKEAAVNWDPIDQTVLANEQVDNEGRSWRSGAIVERKLLRQWFFKITDYAEELLNDLDKLTGWPERVKLMQANWIGKSTGAYLEFPIIGIDERIGVYTTRPDTVYGVSYLVLAPEHPLTKRVTSKEQQAAVEAFIKEVSNQSELERTSEDKPKRGIPTGGKAINPFTGEEVPIWIADYVLYEYGTGAVMGVPAHDVRDFKFAKNYDLPVDFVIVSPDDVAGFDLTPTSEIDEVTQLIQIEYNQAYTEPGILINSGLFTGMTSTDAKQAIIEYAEQQGFGKVRVQYRLRDWLISRQRYWGAPIPVIHCPNCGIVPVPDKDLPVQLPEEVEFTGRGGSPLTQLESWVNVPCPTCSTPAKRETDTMDTFIDSSWYFLRFPDAKNEQQVFDSSKINDWMPVDQYVGGIEHAILHLLYSRFFTKVLRDRGLLNFDEPFQRLLTQGMVQGLTYLNPNKGGKDKWIPSELVNSADPRDPQTGEPLQRLYATMSKSKGNGVAPEDVISKYGIDTARMFILFKAPPEKDLEWDEADVEGQFRFLNRVWRLVTDYVAAGVSRKQAQLANLTKAEKELRRAIHTAIEAVTEDVEDEYQFNTAISELMKLSNALTDADGKNSPIYAEGIRTLVVLLAPFAPHIADELWHLLGESDSVHTQTWPSFDPAALIADEITLVIQVMGKTRGSIQVSAQADKAAQEKYARESEIAQRYIEGKEIKKVIVVPGKLVNFVVS, from the coding sequence ATGGCTGATAGCACTAATTTTTCTTTATCTAGATATAACCCAGCAGCAATTGAGGAAAAATGGCAAAAAACATGGGTAGAACTTGGCTTAGACAAAACACCGACAGCTACTAACAAGCCAAAATTTTACGCTCTTTCCATGTTCCCTTATCCATCGGGCAGCCTACACATGGGTCACGTCCGTAATTATACGATTACCGACGTAATTGCCCGCCTCAAGCGAATGCAAGGGTATCGGGTAATACATCCAATGGGTTGGGATGCTTTTGGCTTGCCAGCAGAAAATGCCGCCATTGACCGTGGTGTACCGCCAGCAAAGTGGACTTATCAAAATATGGCGCAGATGCGGCAACAATTGCAGCGTCTTGGTTTATCCATTGATTGGGAATGCGAACTTGCTACCTGTTCACCAGATTATTATAAGTGGACACAATGGATTTTTTTGCAGTTTTTGCAAGCAGGGTTAGCTTATCAAAAAGAAGCAGCTGTAAACTGGGATCCTATTGACCAAACTGTACTGGCAAATGAGCAAGTCGATAACGAAGGACGTTCTTGGCGCAGTGGGGCAATAGTTGAGCGTAAATTATTGCGGCAGTGGTTTTTCAAGATTACCGACTACGCCGAAGAATTACTCAATGACTTGGATAAATTGACAGGTTGGCCGGAACGCGTCAAATTGATGCAGGCAAACTGGATTGGTAAATCCACAGGCGCTTACTTAGAATTTCCCATCATTGGGATAGATGAAAGAATCGGCGTGTACACCACACGCCCAGATACCGTTTATGGTGTCAGCTACCTAGTGTTAGCACCAGAACATCCCTTGACAAAACGTGTCACCTCAAAAGAACAGCAAGCAGCCGTAGAAGCCTTTATTAAAGAGGTTTCCAATCAAAGTGAGTTAGAACGTACCTCTGAAGACAAACCGAAGCGGGGTATCCCTACAGGTGGTAAGGCAATTAACCCATTTACAGGGGAAGAAGTGCCGATTTGGATTGCTGACTATGTACTGTATGAGTATGGTACTGGGGCGGTGATGGGTGTACCAGCACACGATGTCCGAGATTTTAAGTTTGCCAAAAATTACGATTTGCCAGTTGATTTTGTCATCGTTTCCCCGGATGATGTTGCAGGTTTTGACTTAACTCCAACATCAGAGATTGATGAAGTCACACAACTCATCCAAATTGAATATAACCAGGCATACACTGAACCAGGAATTTTAATTAATTCTGGGCTTTTTACTGGTATGACTTCCACAGATGCTAAACAAGCAATAATTGAATACGCCGAACAACAGGGTTTTGGTAAAGTGCGGGTGCAATATCGCTTGCGGGATTGGTTAATTTCGCGGCAGCGTTACTGGGGCGCACCAATACCTGTAATTCACTGCCCCAACTGTGGGATAGTGCCAGTGCCTGATAAAGATTTACCAGTACAGTTACCGGAAGAGGTGGAATTTACTGGACGTGGCGGTTCACCTTTGACTCAGCTGGAAAGTTGGGTAAATGTGCCTTGTCCAACTTGCAGCACTCCAGCGAAGCGGGAAACTGACACGATGGATACTTTTATTGATTCGTCGTGGTATTTCTTGCGCTTCCCTGACGCTAAAAATGAACAACAGGTTTTTGATTCCAGTAAAATTAATGACTGGATGCCAGTTGATCAGTATGTAGGTGGAATTGAACACGCAATTTTACATTTGTTATATTCGCGGTTCTTTACCAAGGTTCTGCGAGACAGAGGGTTACTGAATTTTGATGAACCCTTCCAACGCCTGTTAACTCAAGGTATGGTACAGGGTTTAACTTACCTAAATCCCAACAAGGGTGGTAAAGATAAATGGATTCCTTCTGAGCTGGTAAATTCAGCTGACCCCCGCGACCCCCAGACAGGCGAACCACTACAACGTCTCTACGCTACCATGTCTAAATCAAAGGGCAACGGTGTAGCTCCAGAAGATGTAATTTCCAAATACGGTATAGATACAGCGCGGATGTTCATCTTGTTCAAAGCGCCGCCAGAAAAAGATTTGGAATGGGATGAAGCTGATGTGGAAGGACAATTCCGCTTTTTAAATCGGGTTTGGCGTTTGGTGACAGATTATGTTGCGGCTGGGGTATCCCGTAAGCAAGCCCAACTCGCTAATTTAACTAAAGCAGAAAAGGAGTTGCGACGGGCAATTCATACGGCTATTGAAGCAGTCACAGAAGACGTTGAAGACGAATATCAATTCAACACAGCTATTTCAGAATTGATGAAGTTGAGCAACGCCCTAACTGATGCCGACGGGAAAAATTCACCAATTTATGCAGAAGGTATTCGGACTTTGGTAGTATTGCTAGCACCATTTGCACCACACATTGCTGATGAATTGTGGCATTTATTGGGTGAAAGTGATTCAGTCCACACTCAAACTTGGCCATCATTTGATCCTGCTGCTTTGATTGCGGATGAAATCACTTTAGTGATTCAAGTTATGGGTAAAACTCGCGGCTCGATTCAAGTCTCAGCACAAGCAGATAAAGCAGCACAGGAGAAGTATGCCCGTGAATCAGAAATTGCCCAGCGTTATATCGAAGGCAAAGAGATTAAAAAGGTAATTGTAGTGCCTGGAAAGTTGGTGAATTTTGTAGTCAGCTAA
- a CDS encoding anti-sigma factor family protein, which yields MTTDSQFYDRSPLQLPQDLSDGMANHTNESTGLMDMVKRDRFELLSAYLDGEVTATERRQVEEWLANDASVQCLYARLLKLRQGLRTLPVPAAQQSPEETVQQVLTRLRRRSRLNWMVGGAAVAACVIGAVSGLVSGGSTAPQLAQRPQREPIQTSSASIIPPSPLMVGLNNPVIEIPKAAVASPENSIYPVQPQQHDSKQDIN from the coding sequence ATGACTACTGATTCTCAGTTTTACGACCGTTCTCCTTTGCAACTTCCTCAAGATTTGTCAGATGGAATGGCCAATCATACCAATGAATCAACGGGTCTTATGGATATGGTGAAGCGCGATCGCTTCGAGTTATTGAGTGCTTACCTGGATGGTGAAGTCACAGCCACCGAACGCAGGCAAGTAGAAGAATGGCTGGCAAATGATGCCTCAGTTCAATGTTTATATGCTCGATTGTTAAAGCTGCGGCAAGGCTTGCGGACGCTCCCAGTGCCAGCAGCCCAACAGTCGCCAGAAGAAACAGTTCAGCAAGTATTGACACGTTTGCGCCGTCGCTCCCGTTTAAACTGGATGGTGGGAGGTGCAGCTGTTGCTGCTTGTGTAATCGGCGCAGTATCTGGCTTAGTAAGTGGTGGTTCGACGGCGCCACAACTGGCACAACGACCACAAAGAGAACCGATACAAACGTCCTCAGCGTCTATAATTCCACCTTCCCCTTTGATGGTGGGACTAAATAACCCGGTAATTGAAATTCCTAAAGCAGCAGTAGCCTCTCCAGAAAATTCAATTTATCCGGTACAGCCGCAACAGCACGACTCCAAACAGGATATAAACTAA
- a CDS encoding DUF192 domain-containing protein, whose amino-acid sequence MTRRLALLSMLLSMFLMGCSVPTTANPPMPTSASQTPAPESLGQTLPISAKAIIPNGTIIQLEVAETPQQQAMGLMYRPALPDDRGMLFGFPSARPVSFWMKNVPVPLDMVFLHNGVVKYIQASAAPCAAEPCPTYGPKTPIDKVIELRSGRAAELKLKVGDIVKIEF is encoded by the coding sequence ATGACTCGTCGGCTAGCTTTGCTTTCGATGTTGCTCAGTATGTTCCTAATGGGCTGTTCTGTGCCAACAACAGCTAACCCTCCCATGCCCACCTCTGCTTCTCAAACTCCAGCACCAGAGAGTTTAGGTCAAACACTACCAATTTCTGCTAAAGCCATTATTCCTAATGGCACAATAATTCAATTAGAGGTAGCGGAAACTCCCCAACAACAGGCAATGGGGTTGATGTATCGACCAGCGTTGCCAGATGACCGGGGGATGCTGTTTGGGTTCCCTTCTGCACGACCAGTCAGCTTCTGGATGAAGAATGTACCAGTGCCATTGGATATGGTATTTTTACATAACGGTGTAGTTAAATATATTCAAGCATCTGCGGCTCCTTGTGCAGCTGAACCTTGTCCTACCTATGGCCCCAAGACACCAATCGATAAGGTGATTGAACTTCGCTCTGGAAGAGCTGCCGAATTGAAGTTGAAAGTGGGCGATATTGTCAAAATTGAATTTTGA
- a CDS encoding NAD(+) kinase, with translation MPKAGIIYNDVKPIAGRVAIELKDKLTAAGWNVCITSSIGGILGYSTPESSVCHTPIDGLTPPGFDSDMKFAVVLGGDGTVLAASRQVAPCGIPLLTVNTGHMGFLTETFLNQLPQALEQVMAGEYEIEERVMLTVKVFRGDSVLWEALCLNEMVLHREPLTSMCHFEIVIGRHAPVDIAADGVIVSTPTGSTAYSLSAGGPVVTPGVPVLQLVPICPHSLASRALVFPDTESVNIYPVNIPRLVMVVDGNGGCYILPEDRVYMERSQYSARFIRLQTPEFFRILREKLGWGLPHIAKPTSVELP, from the coding sequence GTGCCGAAAGCAGGCATTATCTACAATGACGTTAAACCGATAGCGGGCCGTGTCGCTATCGAGTTAAAAGACAAGCTAACCGCAGCCGGTTGGAATGTATGTATCACATCGAGTATCGGTGGAATATTGGGCTACTCTACCCCAGAGAGTTCTGTATGCCACACCCCCATTGACGGTCTGACACCCCCTGGTTTTGACTCAGATATGAAGTTTGCAGTGGTATTAGGGGGAGACGGCACTGTTTTAGCGGCGTCTCGTCAGGTCGCCCCCTGTGGTATTCCACTGCTAACAGTGAATACCGGCCACATGGGCTTTTTGACAGAAACTTTCCTAAATCAATTGCCGCAAGCATTAGAACAGGTGATGGCGGGTGAGTATGAAATTGAAGAACGAGTCATGCTCACCGTCAAAGTGTTTCGGGGAGATTCAGTACTATGGGAAGCCCTCTGCTTGAATGAAATGGTATTGCATCGGGAACCTTTAACCTCTATGTGCCATTTTGAAATAGTTATAGGGCGGCATGCGCCAGTAGATATTGCGGCGGATGGTGTGATTGTTTCTACGCCTACTGGTTCTACAGCTTACTCATTGAGTGCTGGCGGCCCGGTGGTGACTCCTGGCGTACCTGTTTTACAGTTAGTACCCATTTGTCCCCATTCTCTAGCTTCTAGAGCATTAGTGTTTCCAGATACTGAATCAGTCAACATCTACCCAGTCAATATTCCTCGCCTGGTGATGGTGGTAGATGGCAATGGAGGGTGCTACATCCTACCAGAAGATCGAGTATACATGGAGCGATCGCAATATAGTGCCCGATTTATTCGCCTGCAAACCCCTGAGTTTTTCCGAATTTTGCGAGAAAAATTAGGTTGGGGTTTGCCACATATCGCCAAACCAACTTCGGTAGAATTGCCATAG
- a CDS encoding phosphoribosyltransferase, whose product MLFKDRRFAGQVLARELDAYANRPDVVVLGLPRGGVPVAFEVAKALNAPLDILVVRKLGVPEQKELAMGAIASGSVRIVNEYIISLMKISDEVIARVALQEERELERRERLYRANRPLRDLQGRTVILVDDGLATGATMWAAVAPVRKQQPAQIVIAVPVAALESCQKLETQVDKIVYVSTPSPFNSVGLWYEDFPQTTDEEVRDLLAKALEAQNFAPLPQ is encoded by the coding sequence ATGCTATTCAAAGATCGGAGGTTTGCAGGTCAAGTTTTGGCTAGGGAGTTAGACGCTTATGCTAACCGCCCAGATGTTGTGGTATTGGGGCTACCAAGGGGTGGCGTACCCGTTGCCTTTGAAGTTGCCAAAGCTTTAAATGCTCCCTTAGATATTTTGGTAGTACGTAAATTGGGTGTACCTGAGCAAAAAGAATTAGCTATGGGAGCGATCGCTTCTGGTAGTGTGCGGATAGTCAATGAATATATTATCAGTCTGATGAAGATATCCGATGAAGTAATTGCCAGGGTTGCACTGCAAGAAGAACGGGAGTTAGAGCGGCGGGAACGGCTTTATCGGGCAAATCGCCCCTTAAGAGATTTACAAGGACGCACTGTTATTTTGGTAGATGATGGTTTAGCCACGGGTGCAACTATGTGGGCTGCTGTTGCGCCTGTGCGAAAACAGCAACCGGCTCAGATTGTGATTGCTGTGCCTGTCGCTGCCCTTGAAAGTTGCCAAAAGTTAGAAACTCAGGTAGACAAAATTGTTTATGTCTCGACACCCAGCCCTTTCAATAGCGTTGGCCTTTGGTACGAAGATTTTCCTCAAACTACGGATGAAGAAGTGCGCGACTTACTCGCCAAAGCATTAGAGGCACAAAACTTTGCGCCCCTACCCCAGTGA
- a CDS encoding pyridoxal-phosphate-dependent aminotransferase family protein translates to MNDKLMLMIPGPTPVPEAALLALAKHPIGHRTSEFSNILAEVTENLKWLHQTQSDVLTLNVSGTGAVEAGIINFLSPGDRILVGSNGKFGERWVEVGQAYGLNVEEVKVEWGKPLDPAVFAEKLQADTQKQIKAVIITHSETSTGVLNDLESINRHVKEHGEALIIVDAVTSLGAFNLPVDAWGLDIVASGSQKGYMIPPGLGFVSVSPKAWEAYKTAKLPKYYLDLGKYRKATAKNTTPFTPPVNLIVALHTTLRIMKEEGLESIFARHERLKNATRAAIQGLNLPLFAADSSASPAITAVAPQGIESDKIRSLMKKRFDIALAGGQDHLSNKIFRIGHLGFVSDRDILSCIASLEVTLSELGHENFTPGSGVAAAVRVFNNS, encoded by the coding sequence ATGAACGATAAGCTGATGCTGATGATTCCAGGCCCTACCCCGGTGCCAGAAGCTGCTTTACTGGCATTAGCCAAGCATCCGATTGGGCACAGGACTAGTGAGTTTAGCAACATCTTGGCAGAGGTGACAGAAAACCTCAAGTGGCTGCACCAAACTCAAAGTGATGTGCTGACGCTGAATGTTAGTGGTACGGGTGCTGTAGAAGCGGGAATAATTAATTTTCTCTCTCCAGGCGATCGCATTTTAGTTGGCTCTAATGGTAAATTTGGCGAACGCTGGGTAGAAGTTGGCCAAGCCTACGGTTTGAATGTAGAAGAAGTTAAGGTGGAATGGGGAAAACCTTTAGACCCCGCAGTATTTGCCGAAAAACTCCAAGCAGATACCCAAAAGCAAATTAAAGCTGTAATCATTACCCACAGCGAAACTTCGACAGGTGTGTTGAATGACCTAGAAAGCATCAATCGCCACGTCAAAGAACACGGTGAAGCTTTAATTATCGTTGATGCCGTCACTAGCTTGGGTGCATTCAATCTACCCGTAGATGCTTGGGGCTTGGATATCGTCGCCTCTGGTTCCCAAAAAGGTTATATGATTCCGCCAGGATTGGGTTTTGTCTCTGTCAGTCCCAAAGCTTGGGAAGCTTACAAAACTGCGAAGCTACCGAAATATTATTTGGATTTAGGCAAATATCGTAAAGCCACAGCCAAAAATACAACTCCATTTACTCCACCTGTAAATTTGATCGTAGCGCTACACACCACGTTGCGAATCATGAAAGAGGAAGGCTTGGAGTCAATATTTGCTCGACATGAACGGCTGAAGAATGCTACCCGCGCCGCGATTCAAGGCTTAAATTTACCCCTGTTTGCAGCAGATAGTTCCGCTAGTCCGGCAATTACGGCTGTAGCACCACAAGGAATTGAATCGGATAAGATTCGGTCATTAATGAAAAAACGCTTTGATATTGCCCTAGCGGGTGGTCAAGATCATTTGAGTAACAAGATTTTCCGCATTGGTCACTTGGGTTTTGTGAGCGATCGCGATATCCTCAGTTGTATAGCATCTCTAGAAGTTACCCTCTCAGAACTTGGTCACGAAAACTTTACCCCTGGGTCTGGTGTAGCAGCAGCAGTTAGAGTGTTTAATAATTCCTGA